In a single window of the Actinomycetota bacterium genome:
- a CDS encoding ferrous iron transporter B, protein MARADQPRSDASCHDAPGQHRGQTRHALRDGHIALLGSPNSGKTTIFNALTGLRAKTANYPGVTVSRHEGIARLPEGQGTAGDSVLLVDLPGSYGLSPVSPDEQVVVDTLAGHGDERPRALVMVVDATALERSLLFVAEVLHLDLPTCVVLTMVDEVTARGGSVDVAGLARALGVPVVPVVGHRGIGLDRLRALLADTDTWERPVMRPPAEREHRAAWVASVVASSVKTPGPDKRSRRIDAVLLHPVSGFVVFLLAMVLFFQAIFAWAAPVVDLLERAISWLGDQARELFPGVLGDFVADGAIAGVGGVVVFLPQIVLLFTILAVMEKTGYLARAAFLADRVMGRFGLEGRSFVAMLSSFACAVPGIMSTRTIPSERRRLATMLAAPLMTCSARLPVYTLMISAFVSDRAVFGPLRSQGLVLFGLYVLGALSGLVYAGVLNRTMLTGATAPFLMELPPYRRPTIRSVLLYTWDGAWSFLRKAGTIILATSLVLWVLLSLPRVSAPEGLNEAEAASYEMEHSLAGRIGTALEPVFEPLGFEWRTNVAIISSFAAREVFVSTLALTTAAESEEALPERLRGLQHEDGSLVYDSATVAAVLVFFVYALQCLATVAVLRRESNSWKWPLVALGSMFLLAYVGAFVARQVVYALA, encoded by the coding sequence ATGGCCCGCGCTGACCAACCGCGGTCCGACGCGTCCTGTCACGACGCGCCGGGTCAACACCGCGGCCAGACCCGCCATGCCCTGCGCGACGGCCACATCGCCCTCCTCGGCAGCCCGAACAGCGGTAAGACGACGATCTTCAACGCGTTGACCGGCCTGCGGGCGAAGACCGCCAACTACCCCGGGGTCACCGTCAGCCGCCACGAGGGGATCGCGCGCCTACCGGAGGGGCAAGGCACCGCGGGCGACTCGGTGCTGCTCGTCGACCTGCCCGGGTCCTACGGCCTGTCCCCCGTCAGCCCCGACGAGCAGGTCGTCGTCGACACCCTCGCCGGCCACGGCGACGAGCGGCCCCGGGCACTCGTGATGGTCGTCGACGCGACGGCACTGGAGCGTTCGTTGCTGTTCGTCGCCGAGGTGCTGCACCTCGACCTGCCGACCTGCGTGGTGCTGACGATGGTCGACGAGGTGACCGCCCGCGGCGGCTCGGTCGATGTCGCCGGGCTCGCCCGCGCGCTCGGCGTTCCGGTGGTGCCGGTGGTCGGCCATCGCGGCATCGGCCTCGACCGCCTGCGCGCGCTGCTCGCCGACACCGACACATGGGAGCGCCCGGTGATGCGACCCCCTGCGGAGCGTGAGCACCGCGCGGCGTGGGTGGCCTCGGTGGTCGCCTCGAGCGTCAAGACGCCTGGTCCGGACAAGCGCTCGCGGCGCATCGACGCGGTGCTGTTGCACCCCGTCTCCGGCTTCGTCGTGTTCCTGCTCGCGATGGTGCTCTTCTTCCAGGCCATCTTCGCCTGGGCGGCACCGGTCGTCGACCTGCTGGAGCGCGCCATCAGCTGGCTCGGCGACCAGGCGCGTGAGCTCTTCCCGGGCGTGCTCGGCGACTTCGTCGCCGACGGTGCGATCGCCGGTGTCGGGGGTGTGGTGGTGTTCCTGCCCCAGATCGTGTTGCTGTTCACGATCCTCGCCGTGATGGAGAAGACCGGGTATCTGGCCAGAGCCGCATTCCTCGCCGACCGGGTGATGGGCCGCTTCGGGCTGGAGGGGCGCAGCTTCGTCGCGATGCTGTCGTCGTTCGCGTGCGCCGTGCCTGGGATCATGTCCACCCGTACCATCCCGAGCGAGCGACGCCGTCTGGCGACGATGCTCGCCGCCCCGTTGATGACGTGCTCGGCGCGGCTGCCGGTGTACACGCTGATGATCTCCGCGTTCGTCTCCGACCGGGCCGTGTTCGGGCCGCTGCGCAGCCAGGGCCTGGTGCTGTTCGGCCTGTACGTGCTCGGCGCGCTGTCCGGCCTCGTCTACGCCGGCGTGCTCAATCGCACGATGCTGACCGGTGCAACGGCACCGTTCCTGATGGAGCTGCCCCCCTACCGGCGTCCGACGATCCGTTCCGTCCTGCTCTACACGTGGGACGGCGCGTGGTCGTTCCTGCGCAAGGCGGGCACGATCATCCTCGCCACGTCGCTCGTGCTGTGGGTGCTGCTCAGCCTGCCGAGGGTGTCGGCTCCGGAGGGCCTGAACGAGGCCGAAGCGGCGAGCTACGAGATGGAGCACAGCCTGGCCGGTCGGATCGGCACGGCTTTGGAGCCTGTCTTCGAACCGCTCGGCTTCGAGTGGCGCACGAACGTCGCGATCATCTCCAGCTTCGCCGCCCGCGAGGTGTTCGTCAGCACGCTTGCGCTCACCACTGCGGCCGAGTCCGAGGAGGCCCTGCCCGAACGCCTCCGCGGCCTTCAGCACGAGGACGGCTCGCTCGTGTACGACTCGGCCACCGTCGCGGCCGTGCTCGTGTTCTTCGTGTACGCGCTGCAGTGCCTGGCCACCGTCGCGGTGCTGCGCCGCGAGTCGAACTCGTGGAAGTGGCCACTCGTCGCGCTCGGCTCGATGTTCCTGCTCGCCTACGTCGGTGCGTTCGTCGCCAGGCAGGTGGTGTATGCCCTCGCCTAG
- a CDS encoding ferrous iron transport protein A, whose product MKVGASAVVTAVVDGVRSRRLEDLGFWPGTLVRVERRAPLGDPVVYELRGVRLAMRRADAALVEVVETDHVVEAVDGDGPR is encoded by the coding sequence GTGAAGGTGGGAGCCTCGGCGGTGGTCACTGCGGTGGTCGACGGCGTGCGCTCCCGCCGGCTGGAGGACCTCGGCTTCTGGCCGGGAACGTTGGTGCGGGTGGAGCGGCGCGCTCCTCTCGGTGACCCGGTCGTCTACGAGCTGCGCGGCGTACGCCTGGCGATGCGGCGCGCCGACGCGGCGCTGGTCGAGGTGGTCGAGACGGACCACGTGGTCGAGGCGGTCGACGGCGATGGCCCGCGCTGA
- the tal gene encoding transaldolase, with the protein MSGDRIGRLYTEHGQSPWLDNLRRGYLTSGELAGLRDRGVRGLTSNPTIFQKAIQGSADYDEQFGRLAADANPVIDDYWALVLHDILGALDVFAPVYDSSEGGDGFVSVEVDPGLAHDAAGTEAAARDLHLRIARANLMVKIPATEAGLPAIRQMIAEGRNVNVTLIFSLERHRQVMEAYLDGLEAFAATPGADLSRVASVASFFISRVDTEVDRRLDTLGSPEALALRGKAAVAQGKLAYQQFRSVFDGPRWQALAARGARVQRPLWASTSTKNPAYRDTLYVDELIGPDTVNTLPDDTLAAFADHGLLARRVDDEVDAAEATWSALSAAGVDMADVAARLEREGVSAFQKSFDELLDALGTKAGELHADP; encoded by the coding sequence ATGAGCGGCGACCGCATCGGGCGGCTGTACACCGAGCACGGGCAGAGTCCGTGGCTCGACAACTTGCGGCGCGGCTACCTGACGAGTGGTGAGCTCGCCGGGCTGCGTGACCGCGGCGTGCGCGGGCTCACCTCCAACCCGACCATCTTCCAGAAGGCGATCCAGGGATCGGCCGACTACGACGAGCAGTTCGGGCGCCTCGCCGCCGACGCGAACCCCGTGATCGACGACTACTGGGCGCTCGTGCTGCACGACATCTTGGGCGCACTCGACGTCTTCGCCCCGGTGTACGACTCGAGCGAGGGTGGCGACGGGTTCGTGAGCGTCGAGGTCGACCCCGGCCTCGCGCACGACGCCGCCGGCACCGAGGCCGCTGCCCGTGACCTGCACCTGCGCATCGCCCGGGCGAACCTGATGGTGAAGATCCCCGCCACCGAGGCCGGCCTGCCGGCGATCCGCCAGATGATCGCCGAGGGACGCAACGTCAACGTCACGTTGATCTTCAGCCTCGAGCGGCACCGCCAGGTGATGGAGGCCTACCTCGACGGCCTCGAGGCGTTCGCGGCCACACCGGGCGCCGACCTGTCACGGGTGGCGAGCGTGGCCAGCTTCTTCATCAGCCGGGTCGACACCGAGGTCGACCGGCGCCTCGACACGCTCGGATCCCCCGAGGCGCTCGCGTTGCGAGGGAAGGCGGCGGTGGCCCAGGGCAAGCTGGCGTACCAGCAGTTCCGCTCCGTGTTCGACGGGCCGCGATGGCAGGCCCTCGCCGCCCGCGGGGCCCGCGTGCAGCGGCCGCTCTGGGCCTCGACCTCGACCAAGAACCCCGCCTACCGCGACACGCTCTACGTCGACGAGCTCATCGGCCCGGACACGGTGAACACGTTGCCCGACGACACGCTCGCCGCCTTCGCCGACCACGGCTTGCTGGCCCGGCGCGTAGACGACGAAGTCGACGCCGCAGAGGCCACCTGGAGCGCCCTTTCCGCCGCGGGCGTAGACATGGCCGACGTCGCCGCCCGGCTCGAGCGAGAAGGCGTCTCCGCGTTCCAGAAGAGCTTCGACGAGCTGCTCGACGCGCTCGGCACCAAGGCCGGCGAGCTGCACGCCGATCCCTGA